From Theileria orientalis strain Shintoku DNA, chromosome 4, complete genome, the proteins below share one genomic window:
- a CDS encoding uncharacterized protein (tRNA (guanine-N1-)-methyltransferase family protein): MEEKEDQIQTKCRLPRSQKKKLKRLQKLERRRQRRPEIRWKKKEASRNEREALLSSMTEEEREEYIMNLRKTNYEKSVEISKFLDESHEKGMPICINCSFEDSMGPKEIRSLAKQISLCYNIMKKHMVPIKLILTSFSKESRLYKDCELFGVHKWKVHFEEKAFWDVFDPKNTVVLSPDAREYLEDVEEDKIYVIGGLVDTNVKKVSTRKFSINGAVSCLQPGRISWNHL; encoded by the exons atggaagaaaaggaagatcAGATACAGACCAAGTGCAGACTCCCGAGAAGTcaaaagaagaagttgaagaGGCTCCAGAAACTCGAAAGGCGTAGACAACGTAGGCCTGAAATTAgatggaagaagaaggaagcCTCGCGCAACGAAAGGGAAGCGCTGCTATCTTCGATGACTGAAG AGGAAAGGGAAGAGTACATTATGAACCTGAGGAAGACAAATTACGAAAAGTCTGTTGAAATTTCAAAGTTTCTAGATGAATCCCACGAGAAGGGGATGCCGATATGTATAAATTGCAGCTTTGAAGACTCCATGGGTCCCAAG GAGATTAGAAGTCTAGCAAAGCAAATATCCCTCTGTTACAACATTATGAAGAAGCACATGGTTCCG ATTAAGCTTATATTAACCAGCTTTTCAAAAGAGTCGAGACTCTATAAGGACTGTGAGTTGTTCGGAGTTCACAAGTGGAAG GTTCATTTTGAAGAAAAGGCTTTCTGGGACGTTTTTGATCCAAAGAATACTGTCGTTCTATCTCCGGACGCTAGGGAG TACCTAGAGGATGTTGAGgaagataaaatttatgtaattgGCGGATTAGTGGACACGAATGTTAAAAAGGTGAGTACAAGAAAATTTTCAATAAATGGTGCAGTTTCATGTTTACAACCAGGCAGAATCTCATGGAATCATTTGTAA
- a CDS encoding RNA polymerase small subunit, translating into MALFCPLCHSILYFEAKEFSQSSFTCLRCQYFMPITKNYYRATLYNIGKDVDKTPLSTNEFEHSPKIPAVCPYCNNNEAYFMSIQTRSADEPMTQFFVCTSCTKRWRE; encoded by the exons atggcGTTATTTTGTCCGCTTTGTCACAGTATTCTCTACTTTGAGGCTAAGGAGTTCTCCCAATCGAGCTTCACTTGTTTGAGGTGCCAATATTTCATGCCAATTACTAAGAATTACTACAGAGCGACTCTGTACAACATTGGCAAGGACGTCGATAAAACGCCCTTAAGTACAAATGAATTCGAGCATTCCCCAAAGATTCCAG CTGTTTGCCCCTATTGTAACAATAACGAGGCTTATTTTATGAGTATTCAGACTCGTTCCGCCGACGAGCCAATGACTCAGTTTTTTGTGTGTACCTCCTGCACGAAGCGTTGGAGAGAATGA
- a CDS encoding uncharacterized protein (DNA repair protein (XPGC)/yeast Rad family protein) yields the protein MGVHKLWDLLTATALPVRVESLFGKVCCIDASFWIIHCMASESINRHGGDVIAVFFLRICYLLDKGIRPVFVFDGKSPFAKIKTIIKRKMINNKYSTNHKLLAFKMLVAQLESTNRQMNLNRVAYPMPQTYSIEPSEETNSSEQTEECQHSSDVDLFELFPEDFLNKTDEEEFDRELKMLKECDFLTSKSKYELMNAVRDRIIQKDRDESLKLKGKIDEYSNHQIQSYLTDVKINNEIEQLKNELYQRYPQSQQRVESLNFRNALNDEICNYNEYFATNFENNFIALRGDYEEGNEAKFDEYIKEEPMKSHTEEIDDSVFATDDQIFGTELMSGMENIEGKRSLKQESKEDIESQNNLNSSEKGGNTQKQVHHTDSITRRDYTDNLKQQSLSDNEEQHQLSSGIDQKQPPSYNDQKQPSSYNDQKQPTSDNDQQRQPSDDERSSSDDEDEVFVAKKPENIIQPEYTDKIKLTQNKMYYDDTQALLELFGVPYLIAPSEAESQCAYMNKKGDCYAVISDDSDALVFGARCLLKNFYNDNVFELYTAERIRKELGIGRKQLALIAVICGCDYTNGVRGIGVVNALEVIKAYPKFEDLHEFKHWATSDCSVESATSDECQLRSEYKKAHINYRVHWTFSSDFPNREAYDLFLRPTTTDEYHLSWKKPDFKPLLEFMLKRSSLPQEQVKQCLDLLYVRRSQQFIMEDVVPDIAAKPFVKKALAKYRRSLNTNLSAFRRMLSNIKSRSRFNIGTKLLIDRSHTLSKIRSKRMLESIKSIRKRNVNVKRI from the exons ATGGGAGTTCATAAATTATGGGACCTTCTAACAGCAACGGCACTCCCAGTGAGAGTGGAATCGCTGTTCGGAAAAGTGTGTTGCATAGACGCAAGCTTTTGGATCATACACTGTATGGCCTCGGAGTCTATTAATAGACACGGAGGAGACGTTATCGCAGTATTCTTCCTGAGGATTTGCTACCTGTTGGACAAGGGAATAAGGCCCGTGTTCGTGTTCGACGGGAAATCGCCGTTCGCAAAAATAAAGACGATCataaagaggaagatgataaacaataaatatagcACTAACCACAAGCTGTTGGCATTTAAGATGTTGGTGGCACAGCTCGAAAGCACAAACAGGCAAATGAACCTAAACAGAGTAGCATATCCGATGCCACAAACGTATTCAATTGAGCCCTCAGAAGAGACTAATAGTTCGGAGCAGACAGAAGAATGTCAACATTCTAGCGATGTAGACTTATTTGAGCTCTTTCCAGAAgactttttaaataagaCCGACGAAGAGGAGTTTGACAGGGAGCTTAAGATGCTCAAGGAATGTGACTTCCTGACAAGCAAGTCGAAGTACGAACTTATGAATGCAGTAAGAGATAGAATCATACAGAAGGACAGGGACGAGTCGCTGAAGTTGAAGGGGAAGATAGACGAGTACTCGAACCACCAGATTCAGTCGTATTTGACAGACGTGAAGATCAACAATGAAATTGAGCAGTTGAAGAACGAATTGTACCAAAGATACCCACAATCACAGCAGAGAGTGGAGTCCCTGAACTTTAGGAACGCACTTAACGATGAGATATGCAACTACAACGAGTACTTTGCAACGAACTTCGAAAACAACTTCATAGCTCTAAGAGGTGATTATGAGGAAGGTAATGAGGCAAAGTTCGATGAGTACATAAAGGAGGAGCCCATGAAGTCGCATACGGAAGAAATTGATGACTCGGTATTTGCAACAGACGATCAGATATTCGGAACGGAGTTAATGTCAGGGATGGAAAACATTGAGGGCAAAAGGAGTTTGAAACAGGAATCAA AAGAAGATATAGAGTCacaaaacaatttaaattcatCAGAAAAAGGTGGAAATACACAAAAACAAGTACATCATACTGATTCAATTACTCGTAGAGATTATACAGACAACCTAAAACAACAATCTTTATCAGATAATGAGGAACAGCATCAATTATCTTCAGGCATCGATCAAAAACAACCTCCATCTTACAATGATCAAAAACAACCGTCATCTTACAATGATCAAAAACAACCGACCTCTGACAACGACCAACAACGACAACCCTCAGACGATGAACGATCATCCTCTGATGATGAGGATGAAGTGTTTGTTGCGAAGAAGCCagaaaatattatacagCCTGAGTATACAGATAAGATAAAGCTGACTCAGAATAAAATGTACTACGATGATACTCAGGCGTTGCTGGAGTTGTTCGGAGTGCCGTACCTAATAGCACCCTCAGAAGCAGAGTCGCAGTGCGCGTACATGAATAAGAAGGGAGACTGCTACGCAGTGATATCAGACGACTCAGACGCACTGGTATTTGGAGCAAGGTGCCTCCTGAAAAACTTCTACAACGACAACGTCTTCGAGCTATACACTGCAGAAAGGATTCGGAAGGAGCTGGGTATCGGAAGGAAACAGCTGGCGCTGATAGCAGTGATATGCGGGTGCGACTACACCAACGGAGTGCGAGGAATAGGCGTGGTTAACGCGCTCGAGGTGATCAAGGCGTACCCGAAGTTCGAGGACCTCCACGAGTTCAAGCACTGGGCGACCAGCGACTGCAGCGTCGAGTCGGCGACGTCGGACGAGTGCCAGCTCAGAAGCGAGTACAAGAAGGCGCACATCAACTACAGAGTACACTGGACCTTCAGCTCGGACTTCCCGAACAGAGAGGCGTACGACCTCTTCCTGAGGCCGACCACGACCGACGAGTATCATCTGAGCTGGAAGAAGCCGGATTTTAAGCCGCTGCTAGAGTTCATGTTGAAGAGGTCGTCGCTGCCTCAGGAGCAGGTGAAGCAGTGCCTCGATTTGCTGTACGTGCGGAGGTCGCAGCAGTTCATCATGGAGGACGTCGTTCCCGACATTGCGGCGAAGCCTTTCGTGAAGAAGGCGCTCGCCAAGTACAGAAGGTCGCTGAACACGAACTTGTCTGCGTTCAGAAGGATGCTGTCGAACATAAAGTCCCGTTCAAGGTTCAACATAGGCACGAAGCTGCTCATAGATCGCAGCCACACATTGTCGAAGATCAGGTCGAAAAGGATGCTCGAGTCGATAAAGTCGATAAGGAAAAGAAACGTCAACGTAAAGAGAATATAA
- a CDS encoding uncharacterized protein (RabGAP/TBC domain containing protein) has translation MTKCNKKFKRKPRGYKCIKYLISKDVNRLFINFINVQNQCDCGCSRTIKSIQSLLLQKYLCSKQRWIKLLCVRRNRILELSGFSDLIVGMESSLEFDSLDLNLVKSDTSRQQWLLDRDKTDLVERAIYTFCLYNNVAYWQGIHDVAAALAHLDPTPTVGELAVLLEYLVKNYAPFLYSKTTSEVTARANELSARWRLLFKYFFPKASNDYDQFCESSFSIGWFMTLGFYRFGCAYISLAYTFLLIISRHDCMSSFMFRDLGYIAARGYINYLTSRRIPVDFNNSVIFSNFSNSSLIVNTLVNSNKIVLEPEEFINVSKHLYDTFDGRDFELSEFPLLYIFTSANILKYSAPSVQKIDSEKEFVEITEPDLFSKANRFQSLQSTMNPTSESHEIKYRSRKHVSGTVRRRIRRAHMLHRNSLERISDLVNAEITYSYILSFKPFGCLRRYGRIGGFGGPEDDNFVYGNVLNQNILYNILDLRSPYLCSGISLDKIFGTSKTTFLKNVNAQEVYEGCLLDTSFTLWIVLTDEGYEADEDSNALMSLNRGLELMESLSKNSITCVTMFRGGYKAILKSLNLPLPLPPSILSRISVRRILPWNVGNVAENSPSTHLTAIATSIGSAAMGIEQRIVKGISDMSIFSRFRHSQIQQIVTNVDEEVRTEWLREKKYAPLARPDQRNKISYSIKLSAKEGTEVSIKSNGTVKVNGIILHPSQYTNAVSDPSLSIFMSLSTLFTVNCVDGLLDVECRSYGVGKWNTRVAEFFKLKADEMLSSFSIIVCPPETLLSDTLIRPLTVVTNVAGVCSKTTLNGLYRKWNVYIINRQRLIRHLLKCVRIWSQSQEPQEESGSSLGFMSVDANNGTAIGDMRGTTSKQVDSVEIITRLADMCLNNAINTHSTNIAESNTTNARNNISSVVRRLNSFQRNVSTPNAFECQLTSRTDLVTNNANHGRNVYRAVNTQRGLRVFSRTHEPRAHESSSRSSASNVEARLVPAAHNPNKQIPIYYKGNVFSSRSTLNKRQKSNE, from the coding sequence ATGACaaaatgtaataaaaagtttaaacGCAAACCTCGTGgatataaatgtattaaatatttgatttcAAAAGATGTAAATCggttgtttataaattttattaatgtacaaaatcAATGCGATTGCGGTTGCTCGAGAACCATTAAGTCAATCCAGTCACTACTGCTCCAAAAGTATTTATGTTCAAAGCAGAGATGGATAAAATTATTGTGTGTTAGAAGAAACAGAATCCTGGAGCTCTCAGGCTTCTCGGATTTGATCGTGGGCATGGAGAGCTCGCTTGAGTTCGATTCGTTGGACCTAAACCTGGTCAAATCCGACACGTCAAGGCAACAATGGCTGCTGGATAGAGATAAGACGGATTTGGTCGAAAGGGCAATATACACGTTCTGCCTGTACAACAATGTGGCCTACTGGCAGGGAATCCACGACGTGGCGGCAGCACTGGCGCACCTGGATCCGACACCAACCGTTGGGGAGCTGGCAGTGCTGCTAGAGTATCTGGTCAAAAACTACGCGCCGTTTCTGTATTCGAAGACGACAAGTGAGGTGACGGCGAGAGCAAATGAACTATCAGCCAGGTGGAGGCTGCTATTCAAGTACTTCTTCCCTAAGGCGTCGAACGACTACGACCAGTTTTGCGAAAGCTCCTTCTCAATCGGGTGGTTCATGACGCTGGGATTCTACAGGTTCGGATGCGCGTATATTAGCCTGGCCTACACGTTCCTGTTGATCATCTCAAGGCACGACTGCATGTCCTCCTTCATGTTCAGAGATCTGGGATACATAGCAGCGAGAGGCTACATCAACTACCTGACGAGCAGAAGAATACCGGTGGACTTCAACAACTCGGTGATATTTAGCAACTTCTCAAACTCGAGTTTGATAGTGAACACGCTGGTGAACTCGAACAAGATAGTGCTTGAACCGGAGGAGTTCATCAACGTGTCGAAGCACCTGTACGACACGTTCGACGGAAGAGACTTTGAACTCTCAGAGTTCCCACTGCTGTACATATTCACATCGGCGAatattttgaaatattcCGCGCCATCAGTGCAAAAGATTGACTCGGAAAAGGAGTTCGTGGAGATAACAGAGCCGGATTTGTTCTCAAAAGCAAACAGGTTCCAATCTCTGCAATCGACAATGAATCCTACGTCTGAGTCGCACGAGATTAAGTATCGGAGTAGGAAGCACGTTAGTGGCACAGTAAGAAGAAGGATAAGACGAGCGCATATGTTACATCGCAATTCACTTGAGAGAATATCGGATTTGGTGAACGCAGAGATCACGTACTCGTATATACTCTCCTTTAAGCCGTTCGGATGTCTGAGGAGGTACGGAAGGATCGGAGGGTTCGGGGGGCCGGAAGACGACAACTTCGTGTACGGGAACGTGCTGAACCAGAATATACTCTACAACATACTGGACCTACGAAGCCCCTACCTGTGCTCAGGGATTAGTTTGGATAAGATTTTTGGGACCTCTAAAacaacatttttaaaaaacgtCAACGCACAGGAAGTGTATGAGGGGTGCCTGCTGGACACCAGTTTTACGTTATGGATCGTGTTGACGGATGAAGGATACGAAGCTGACGAGGATAGTAACGCACTCATGTCACTTAACAGAGGCTTGGAGCTAATGGAGAGTCTTTCAAAAAACTCAATAACGTGCGTAACGATGTTTAGAGGAGGTTACAAGGCGATTCTAAAGTCACTTAATCTGCCCTTGCCGTTGCCGCCATCGATACTATCAAGGATAAGTGTGAGGAGGATACTGCCATGGAACGTAGGAAACGTGGCTGAGAACAGTCCGAGCACACACCTGACAGCAATAGCAACCTCAATAGGTAGCGCAGCAATGGGAATAGAGCAGAGAATAGTAAAGGGGATATCGGACATGAGTATTTTCAGTAGATTCAGACACTCGCAAATACAGCAGATAGTAACAAATGTAGACGAAGAAGTAAGGACGGAATGGTTGAGGGAAAAGAAATATGCGCCATTGGCACGCCCAGATCAGcgaaataaaatatcataCTCGATTAAGCTTAGCGCCAAGGAGGGCACTGAAGTATCTATTAAGTCAAACGGAACAGTAAAAGTGAACGGAATAATTCTCCACCCATCGCAATATACGAATGCAGTATCAGACCCTAGTCTCAGTATATTCATGTCACTGTCGACACTATTCACAGTCAACTGTGTAGACGGACTCCTCGACGTGGAGTGCCGGTCATACGGAGTTGGGAAGTGGAACACGCGAGTCGCAGAGTTTTTTAAGCTGAAAGCAGACGAAATGCTCTCAAGCTTTTCAATAATAGTCTGTCCACCTGAAACGCTGCTTTCAGACACATTAATAAGGCCGTTGACAGTGGTAACAAATGTAGCAGGAGTGTGCTCAAAGACAACGTTGAACGGGCTGTATAGAAAATGGAACGTGTACATAATAAATAGACAGAGGCTAATAAGGCATCTGTTAAAGTGCGTAAGGATATGGTCTCAAAGTCAAGAGCCACAGGAGGAATCTGGATCAAGCTTGGGTTTTATGAGTGTTGATGCTAACAATGGTACTGCTATTGGTGATATGAGAGGAACTACTAGTAAACAAGTTGATTCTGTTGAAATTATCACGAGATTGGCTGATATGTGTTTGAATAATGCCATAAATACTCACTCTACTAACATTGCTGAGAGTAATACGACTAATGCCCGCAACAACATCAGTAGTGTTGTGCGTAGACTCAATTCCTTTCAGAGAAACGTGTCTACGCCAAATGCTTTTGAATGCCAGTTAACATCAAGGACCGATCTTGTGACAAATAACGCGAATCATGGCAGGAATGTGTATAGAGCAGTTAACACTCAGCGGGGTCTCAGAGTCTTTTCTAGAACACATGAACCTAGAGCGCACGAGTCATCGAGTCGGTCATCAGCATCAAATGTGGAAGCGCGATTGGTACCAGCTGCTCATAACCCAAACAAGCAGATTCCAATTTACTATAAGGGCAACGTTTTTTCATCACGGAGCACCCTGAACAAGAGGCAGAAATCAAACGAATGA
- a CDS encoding uncharacterized protein (galactose oxidase/kelch, beta-propeller domain containing protein) — MDSILKNNLAGLIGHTISQFIVYSYQKLEESSSLEQDVNHDKYSESNSQGLEIDGGETESNAEIQSRLTASDDYTTNTDESRIEQEDNEGQLYIEFEKPEHFELPKTYNKVNGTNSKDEFEYKYYDEYTRLQNMNVKNDVGYTRFISKVRLDEARSVIYGTWDPEQSESIWKEINGEEKETDIIFYDSQIVREEDLLRARKKPEVILSTNHIVDYISYVSVCASESPIMKFSHNKKYVILFGGAQVNESQLNDTHQNLFSIINGNTNFEFSNNLYFSEAQSFISNWELLDTVNAPEPRAFHASCVIYAKLETPILAISGGFTYNRELVPNDLYILNLTSNPLVWDVFKTLGPVPPSRYGHSISYVGSYMVMFGGTDGINFFNDVWTININYGMYDGPRNKSCNQWTVVDFTGMVPAPRAFHSCCKAGISSNSPMVIYGGLTQSEPVRNRMYALHYIYEKLIWVRLCMESKIRVEHTMTFIDNMFIITGGDGYTNENVNSIKSMAYSMDGKVFQYIDDSIELSGHASWSSHGIIYHWGGVKNQNGKLTFDDAITISNPLAYSDDRNIEEIYYKYIRYASINNMYTEVRDEPEQVKVEDPVKVEIDLDFNDSDIRLFDSGVTEETHSEKSLTGTSTPIHTHHHERIEKPHTETPSGISETNTEGLSTCKTYHLQEMDQLKLTLVLATLRKVSRLFQRTKPVRGDQQQLRSRRDLRKTLKTNTCPVEHCNDCNSNFNK, encoded by the exons atggactctattttgaaaaataatttagcTGGGCTTATTGGCCATACAATATCACAGTTTATCGTATATTCGTACCAGAAACTTGAAGAATCCTCATCGTTAGAACAAG aTGTGAATCATGATAAATATTCGGAAAGTAATTCACAAGGTTTAGAGATTGATGGAGGAGAAACGGAATCTAATGCGGAAATCCAATCTAGACTAACAGCCTCTGATGACTACACAACTAACACCGACGAGAGTAGAATAGAACAAGAAGATAACGAGGGTCAATTATACattgaatttgaaaaacCTGAACATTTTGAACTCCCAAAAACATACAATAAGGTGAATGGGACCAATAGCAAGGATGAGTTCGAGTATAAATATTACGACGAATACACAAGGCTTCAAAACATGAATGTTAAAAACGATGTAGGATATACGAGATTTATCTCAAAAGTGAGGCTTGACGAAGCGAGAAGTGTAATATACGGAACGTGGGACCCAGAGCAAAGCGAATCGATCTGGAAGGAAATCAACggagaagaaaaggaaacggatataatattttatgacTCGCAAATAGTCAGAGAGGAGGACCTACTGAGAGCACGAAAGAAGCCTGAGGTAATATTGTCGACAAACCACATTGTAGATTACATATCGTACGTGAGCGTATGCGCATCGGAATCGCCAATCATGAAGTTCTCACACAATAAAAAGTACGTGATTCTCTTTGGAGGAGCACAAGTAAACGAAAGTCAACTTAACGATACACAccaaaatttattttcaatcaTAAACG GAAATACAAACTTTGAATTTTCAAACAACTTATATTTCTCTGAAGCACAATCATTTATATCGAACTGGGAGTTGCTGGACACAGTAAACGCGCCAGAGCCGAGAGCATTCCACGCCTcatgtgtaatatatgcAAAACTTGAAACGCCAATACTGGCAATATCAGGAGGTTTTACATACAACAGAGAACTCGTGCCTAACGAtctgtatattttaaatctgaCTTCGAACCCACTGGTGTGGGACGTGTTTAAAACACTAGGGCCAGTCCCACCAAGTCGATACGGACACTCGATATCATACGTAGGAAGTTACATGGTTATGTTCGGAGGAACTGATGGAATTAACTTTTTCAACGACGTCTGGACAATTAACATCAACTACGGAATGTACGATGGCCCGCGAAATAAATCATGTAATCAATGGACAGTGGTAGATTTCACAGGAATGGTACCAGCACCGAGAGCATTTCACTCATGCTGTAAAGCGGGAATATCATCAAATTCACCAATG GTCATCTACGGTGGATTGACACAATCGGAACCAGTGCGTAACAGGATGTACGCATTACATTACATATATGAGAAACTGATATGGGTAAGACTATGTATGGAATCAAAAATACGTGTAGAGCATA CAATGACGTTCATTGataatatgtttataatcACGGGCGGAGACGGATACACAAACGAAAACGTTAATAGCATTAAGTCAATGGCATATTCAATGGACGGAAAAGTGTTTCAGTACATAGATGACTCAATAGAACTG TCAGGTCACGCATCATGGTCTTCGCACGGAATAATTTATCACTGGGGAGGTGTTAAGAATCAAAACGGAAAACTAACGTTCGACGACGCAATCACAATATCGAACCCACTAG CCTACAGCGATGATAGGAACATTGAGGAGATATACTATAAGTATATACGATACGCGTCAATCAATAACATGTACACTGAAGTTAGAGATGAACCTGAGCAAGTCAAAGTAGAGGATCCAGTAAAAGTTGAAATTGATTTGGACTTTAATGACAGCGATATCAGACTGTTTGATAGCGGTGTTACAGAGGAAACGCATAGTGAAAAGAGTTTGACGGGCACAAGCACGCCAATACACACGCATCACCATGAAAGGATTGAAAAACCACATACTGAAACACCATCAGGAATTTCTGAAACTAATACAGAGGGTTTGTCGACGTGTAAAACATATCATTTACAGGAGATGGATCAACTAAAGCTGACACTGGTGCTGGCCACCCTCAGGAAAGTAAGCCGATTGTTTCAGCGTACCAAGCCCGTCCGAGGAGATCAGCAGCAATTAA GGAGCAGGAGAGACTTAAGGAAAACACTGAAAACTAATACATGTCCAGTCGAACATTGTAATGATTGTAATtctaattttaacaaataa